A region from the Vicia villosa cultivar HV-30 ecotype Madison, WI unplaced genomic scaffold, Vvil1.0 ctg.003254F_1_1, whole genome shotgun sequence genome encodes:
- the LOC131640644 gene encoding histone-lysine N-methyltransferase SUVR4-like, giving the protein MAPPNPKVIAAFRAMTNLGIHESKVKPVLKKLIKLYEGNWELIEEENYRALVDAIFEEEDNQEGGIEAEAPAPVQQVRPLKRLRLRGQDGQILRLPTSGDSPSLVVSPVKSRLPTSGGSPSSPGSPLKSRLPTSGGSPRSPAASPLKSRGSPSSPSSSPLTSPKPRPGTVPESGSELQPQSPSVLSRRNALADKGKKPISPLDTSRRRKSISDRSPSKERAVEPGTSPSPKTKTPHPYPFITPKEEPVDEEADYEVPISMVFPEPLTAGEQDDNNAMASQCRNENTEDEASVASQVPVSLPSPSDPDDITKGEEKVKIPWVNNSTNDKPPLFHYMPQNTVFQDAYVNISLSRIGNKDCCSTCMGNCVLSSKPCSCANKTGGDFAYTAQGVVKEEFLDECIANSRTQSFTYCKECPLETSKNDGCLEPCKGHLKRKFIKECWSKCGCGKHCGNRIVQRGITCNLQVFLTSDGKGWGLRTLEELPKGAFVCEFVGEILTVRELHERNKARKYTLPILLDVEWGSGVVKDNQALCLYAASYGNAARFINHRCLDANLIEIPVEIESPSHHYYHFAFFTSREIKAQEELTWDYGIDFDGDDQSLELFKCKCGSRFCRNMKRTNRTVRSFAAA; this is encoded by the exons ATGGCACCGCCCAATCCGAAAGTTATAGCGGCTTTCCGCGCAATGACCAACCTTGGAATTCATGAATCCAAAGTCAAACCAGTGTTAAAGAAACTGATTAAATTGTATGAAGGAAACTGGGAGCTTATTGAAGAAGAGAATTATAGGGCTCTTGTCGATGCTATTTTCGAAGAAGAAGATAATCAG GAAGGGGGGATTGAGGCTGAAGCTCCTGCGCCAGTACAGCAAGTGCGACCTTTGAAGAGGTTGCGTTTAAGAGGCCAGGATGGTCAAATTTTACGCCTTCCGACTAGTGGCGATAGCCCAAGTTTAGTTGTCTCTCCAGTGAAATCACGCCTTCCGACTAGTGGTGGTAGCCCAAGTTCACCCGGTTCTCCATTGAAATCTCGCCTTCCGACTAGTGGCGGTAGCCCAAGGTCACCTGCCGCCTCTCCGTTGAAATCACGTGGTAGCCCTAGTTCACCTTCCTCATCTCCATTGACATCACCTAAACCAAGACCTGGCACAGTACCTGAAAGTGGTTCCGAACTGCAGCCTCAAAGCCCATCTGTGTTATCCAGAAGAAATGCCCTTGCTGACAAGGGAAAGAAGCCTATCTCACCTCTAGATACTTCAAGAAGGAGAAAATCTATATCTGACAGAAGTCCATCTAAAGAACGGGCTGTTGAACCAGGAACCTCTCCATCGCCAAAAACCAAGACGCCCCATCCTTATCCTTTTATCACCCCCAAGGAAGAGCCTGTTGATGAAGAGGCAGATTATGAGGTTCCCATTTCAATGGTTTTTCCTG AACCTCTAACTGCCGGAGAGCAAGATGACAACAACGCAATGGCATCACAATGCAGGAACGAAAATACTGAAGATGAAGCCTCGGTTGCATCTCAAGTTCCTGTTTCTCTACCCTCCCCAAGTGACCCAGATGACATAACAAAGGgagaagaaaaagtgaaaattccATGGGTGAATAATTCTACTAATGATAAGCCGCCTTTGTTTCACTACATGCCCCAAAACACGGTGTTCCAAGATGCATATGTTAATATTTCTCTATCGCGTATTGGGAACAAAGATTGTTGCTCTACTTGTATGGGCAATTGTGTCTTATCATCTAAACCATGTTCTTGTGCAAATAAAACTGGAGGGGATTTTGCCTATACTGCACAAGGTGTAGTAAAGGAAGAGTTCTTGGATGAGTGTATTGCCAACAGCCGCACTCAAAGTTTTACCTATTGCAAAGAATGCCCACTTGAAACCTCAAAGAATGATGGCTGTTTAGAACCATGTAAAGGACATTTGAAGAGGAAATTTATTAAAGAATGCTGGAGCAAATGTGGCTGTGGGAAACATTGTGGCAATCGGATTGTCCAGCGTGGAATAACTTGCAACTTGCAG GTGTTTTTAACTTCAGATGGAAAAGGGTGGGGTCTTCGCACCTTAGAGGAACTTCCAAAAGGTGCATTTGTATGCGAGTTTGTTGGAGAAATTCTGACAGTCAGAGAGCTGCATGAGAGGAACAAAGCTAGAAAATATACTTTACCAATTTTGTTGGATGTAGAATGGGGCTCGGGAGTTGTAAAGGATAACCAAGCTCTTTGCTTATATGCAGCATCATATGGAAATGCAGCCCGGTTTATTAATCACAG ATGTTTGGATGCAAACTTGATTGAGATCCCGGTTGAAATTGAGAGTCCATCTCACCACTACTATCAT TTTGCCTTCTTCACATCCAGAGAAATCAAAGCACAGGAAGAGTTGACCTGG GATTACGGCATCGACTTTGATGGCGATGATCAGTCACTCGAGCTGTTTAAGTGCAAATGTGGCAGTAGATTCTGCAGGAATATGAAGCGAACAAATA GAACAGTTAGATCGTTCGCTGCTGCGTGA
- the LOC131640645 gene encoding large ribosomal subunit protein uL14x/uL14z/uL14y, protein MSKRGRGGSAGNKFRMSLGLPVAATVNCADNTGAKNLYIISVKGIKGRLNRLPSACVGDMVMATVKKGKPDLRKKVLPAVIVRQRKPWRRKDGVFMYFEDNAGVIVNPKGEMKGSAITGPIGKECADLWPRIASAANAIV, encoded by the exons ATGTCGAAGCGAG GTCGCGGAGGTTCCGCGGGTAACAAGTTCAGGATGTCACTCGGTCTGCCGGTGGCTGCGACGGTGAACTGCGCTGATAACACCGGAGCTAAGAATCTGTACATCATTTCCGTCAAAGGTATCAAGGGAAGATTGAACCGTTTGCCATCTGCTTGCGTTGGTGACATGGTTATGGCTACAGTTAAGAAAGGAAAGCCAGATCTCCGTAAGAAGGTCCTGCCGGCTGTTATCGTTCGTCAGCGCAAACCATGGCGCCGAAAGGACGGTGTTTTCATGTACTTCGAAG ataatgctggTGTAATTGTGAATCCTAAGGGTGAAATGAAag GTTCTGCAATTACTGGTCCAATTGGAAAGGAGTGTGCTGATCTGTGGCCTAGGATTGCAAGTGCTGCTAATGCTATTGTCTAA